The genome window GCCCGCATTTAAAGCTGCTCGAGCTGCCAGTAATTTGGATTCCATACCACCTGTACCGACCTTAGAGCCTGTACCGTCTGCAAAACCTAGCATTTCATCAGATACCTCTGTTAAACGATCGATGCGTTTGGCATGTGGGTTTTTATTTGGATTGGCGTTATACAACCCATTGATGTCTGTTAGGATAATGAGTTGATCAGCATGAACAAGACCACTTACAAGTGCCGATAACATATCGTTATCTCCAAAGGTTAATTCGCTGACAGATACTGTATCGTTTTCGTTAATGATAGGTAGCATGGAGCGATCTAATAATTCCTCAAATGTGGCATATGCATTTTTATAGCGTTCTTTTTTTGAAAAATCAGTGCGTGTTAATAAAATCTGAGCAGGTACAATATCATAAATGCTAAATAAAGCATTGTAGGTTTGAATTAGCAAACTTTGCCCAACTGCTGCAGCAGCCTGTTTACCTTTTACTGTGACAGGACGAGAAGGGTAGCCTAGTTGTTTAAAACCTGCTGCAACTGCGCCTGATGAAACAAGCACTACTTCATGACCATACTTTTTTAATTCAGCTATCGCTTGAACATGATCCATTAAACGTATTTTATCAATTTCACCTTTTGCATTTGTTAAGGAGCTACTCCCAATTTTGACGACGATTCTTTTTCTTTCCATAGCAATACCTCCAATTCACCATTACA of Lysinibacillus agricola contains these proteins:
- the proB gene encoding glutamate 5-kinase, translated to MERKRIVVKIGSSSLTNAKGEIDKIRLMDHVQAIAELKKYGHEVVLVSSGAVAAGFKQLGYPSRPVTVKGKQAAAAVGQSLLIQTYNALFSIYDIVPAQILLTRTDFSKKERYKNAYATFEELLDRSMLPIINENDTVSVSELTFGDNDMLSALVSGLVHADQLIILTDINGLYNANPNKNPHAKRIDRLTEVSDEMLGFADGTGSKVGTGGMESKLLAARAALNAGVKVFIGTGHGANKLVNIVEGRGDGTYVEHEALAVLTNNKQWIALTEVSGKIFIDSGAEHALLANGKSLLPAGVYRVEGDFANGDVVEVYSDKGLLGRGEVLYSSLELAHAMGKRTDELANYPIEVIHRDKWLKIQTN